The genomic interval GTCCACGCGCCGCTCCTACCGCTCTTCCACGACCTCCTGTTCCACCGGGACCGGGCATTCGAGCTGCTGAAAGGGCGGCAGAAGCCGGGCCAGACGCGAGAGCTGTTCCTGCTCGCAGGCGTCAGCTGCCTGTTGCTGGCGCACGCGTCGCAGAACCTCGGGGACGAACGCTCGGCGATGGCACAGGTGAATACCGCCTCGACCTGTGCCGAAATGGCCGACCACAGGGGCCTTCAGGGCGTGGGTCAGGGAACGGCCGCCCGGTGTCCTCGATGACGACGGCGGGGTCGAGCCGGTCGAGCAGCCGGTCCAGGACGGCGATGTAGCTGTCCTCGGCGACGGCTGACGAGACCCGGTGCAGCAGGGGGAAGTTGACGACCTCGACGGGGGTGTCGCGGAAGAGGCTCAGCGAGCTGGCCTGGCTGATGATGACGGGCCTCAGCCGTCCCTCGGCCCGGATGGCCTCGGCTATGAGCACCGCCCGTCTGAGATGGCCGAACCCGATGCCGTTCTTGACGAGCAGGGCAACGGTCTTCACTCGGTTCCTCCCACGATCGGCGGCTGTGGCCCACTGGGTATCCGGCGTCGCCCGGTGGCGGCCGGTCGCATGCCCCCGCCGGCCCAGGGGTGGCATGTGCATGTAGCGGCATGTGGATCATTATTCCCCGCGGGCCGGCCCCGGGGGAGGGTTTCCGTGCCCGCCCCGCCGGTGTGACGGCGGTCTCGCCTGCGGTGACGTGCGGATTCGCACCCGGTGCCGGAGCGGGCCCGGGGCCCTTCCCGGGATTGGACACCCCTCTTTTGACTCGGTTAGATTCTTCGAATGGCGAATCTGGAAGAATTGCTGCATCAGCGGCTGGCCCCCGCGTTCGAAGCCGTAGCCGGCGCCCCTGTCGACCCGGTCATCCGACGATCCCAGCACGCGCACTTCCAGTCCGACGCCGCCCTCGCCCTCGTGCGCAAGATCGGTGGCAACCCGCGTGAGATCGCCGCCCGCGTCGTGGAGGCCGCGCAGCTCGACGACCTGTGCTCGGCGGTCGAGATCTCCGGCCCCGGCTTCATCAACCTGACCTTCTCCGACGAGGTCCTCGCCCGGCTCCTGGCCGACACCATCGGCGACGAGCGGCTCGCCGTGCCGCAGGCGAAGGACTCCGAGAAGATCGTCGTCGACTACTCCGCGCCGAACGCGGCGAAGGAGATGCACGTCGGACACCTCCGTTCGACGATCATCGGTGACGCGGCCGTGCGCCTGCTGGAGTGGCAGGGCAACACCGTGATCCGGATGAACCACATCGGTGAGTGGGGCACGCCCTTCGGAATGCTCGTCGAGCACCTTCTCGACATCGGCGAGAGCGAGGCGGCCAGCGAGCTGTCCGTCGGCGACCTGAACGGCTTCTACCGGGCCGCCCGCGTGAAGTTCGACGCGGACGAGACCTTCAAGGACCGCGCCCGCAAGCGCGTCGTTCTGCTCCAGAGCGGCGACGAGGTCACGCTGCGCCTCTGGCGGACCCTGGTCGAGGAGTCCAAGAAGTACTTCCTGACCGTCTACGGCATGCTCGGCGTACGGCTCACCGAGGACGACTTCTTCGGTGAGAGCTACTACAACGACCAGCTCCAGTCGGTGGTGGACGAGCTCGACGAGCTCGGCCTGCTCCGTGAGAGCGAGGGCGCCCAGTGCGTCTTCCCCGACGGTTACACCAACCGCAACGGTGACCCGCTGCCCATCATCGTCAAGAAGGGCGACGGCGGCTTCGGCTACGGCGCCACCGACCTGGCGACGATCCGGCACCGCCTGCGGAACCTGAAGGCGACCCGTCTGCTCTACGTCGTCGGCCTGCCGCAGCGCCAGCACCTCGGGATGATCTACGACGTGGCCAAGGACGCGGGCTGGCTCGTTCCGCCCGCCCGCGCCGAGCACGTCGGCCACGGGTCGATCTGCGGCGAGGACGGCAAGATGCTGCGCACCCGCGCCGGCGTCTCCGTCAAGCTCGTGGACCTCCTGGAGGAGGCGGTCGTACGAGCCTCCGCGGTCATCGCCGAGAAGAACCCGCAGCTGGACGAGAAGACCCGGGCCGACGTCGCGAGGGCGGTCGGTATCGGGGCGGTCAAGTACGCCGACCTGTCGACGGACCGCCTCAAGGACTACGTCTTCGACTACGACCGCATGCTGTCGTTCGAGGGCAACACCGCGCCCTACCTGCAGTACGCGCGCGCTCGCATCTGCTCGATCTTCCGGAAGGCCGGCGTCGAGCAGCCGCTGACGGGTGTCGACAAGCTGGTCATCACGGAGCCCGCCGAGCGCGCTCTGGCCCTGGAGCTCCTGCAGTTCGACAGCCTCATCTCCGAGGTCGCCGAGACCCTGGAGTTCCACAAGCTCGCCAACTACCTCTACGGACTGGCCAGCACCTTCACCAGCTTCTACGAGAAGTGCCCGGTCCTGCGCTCCGAGGGCGATGTCAAGCAGAGCCGGCTGGTCCTGTGCGACATCACCGCCCGGACGCTGGAACTGGGCCTGGGCCTTCTCGGCATCGACACGCCCGACCAGATGTAGCCGACGGCGCCTCTCCGCTACTCCGGTGGCGAGGGGCGCCAACTGATCATCCCCGTCGAGGAGTACGACCGGCACCACCGGGCGTACTCCTCGACGTCGTTCACGCCTCCGTCGAGCACCGCGCGGTATACGTCGATGGATCGGTACTCCTCCCCGCGGCCCACCAGGGCCTCCTTGATGCGCAGGATGCGGGCCTGCGCGGTGGTACGCAGCGCGGCTCGCATGGGTGCCACGAGATCGGCGGAGCGCGGCCCGTTGTAGTCGGCGGCGAGCAGCCACATCTGCACCGACCACCGTTCGCCCCCGTACCTGTAGCGCAACTCCCAGCCCAGGCCGGCGTCCGGTTCCCCCACCGCGTTGATGAACAGCAGCCGTTCCACGGCGGGGTCCCGGGCCCACTCGGAGACGAGCGTGAAGCCGGCGTCGACCTGGAGGTCGCCGAAGATCTCGATGTCGATGTCCGGGGCGACCAGCAGGCCGTAGGCCATGGCTCCGCAGAGCCTGGGCTCGCCGAACCGTTCCCAGCGCTGGAGCGGCCGCAACGCGTCTAGCACGCCGAGTGCCTGCTCCTGCCGGGCCGCCTGCCGGGCGAGCACCGCAGCGTCCCGCTCGTGTCCCGGAGCGCCGGAGGCTGTGGCCGTCACCGAGCGGCCGCCATGTAGCCGAACGCCCGGCAGGCGGGCACCAGGCTCTCCGGCACAGCGGAATCGGCGGGCATCTCGCGGCCGGGCTGCACGACGCCGCTCTTGATCTTCTCGTTGAAATCGCCGATCCCCTGGACGAACGGACCGTGGTCCGCCGACCCGTAGGCGAGCATCCCGGACTCCCACTCCACGTCCAAGTGGGCGCAGACCTTGCGGATCACCTCCTCCGTGTCGGCGGTGAGGTCCTCGTACCGCACGGTGAGACCCCCCAGTTCCTCCCGCGCCTCCTCGAGTTCGCGGAGGTAGGTCGTCACCAGGCCCTCCGTCCGAGCCGGGTCCTCCTCGGGCCGGCCGGCCAGCGCGGATTCGAGGATGTGCAGGGGGTGGCGGATCAGATGGATGTACCGGGCGTGCGGCCAGCAGGCGGCGAGGCGGCGCCAGAGCAGCAGGTTGCCGGGGGTCTTGTCGACCACGATGTCCTTGCCGCTCAGCGACAGCTCGCGGTGGAGCATGCGGTCCCACAGCAGGTGCTCGATGTCCTCCTTGCCGAGTTCCGAGGTCTGCATGGCCAATTCGACGTACGGGCTCGCCAGTCTCCTCCGCGGATGGGTCAGCGCCGCCAGAAGTCGACGGGGTCCTTGCCGGGCTTGAACCCATGAGCCTCCACCATGGCCGCGGTCGCCGCGAAGTTGCGGCCGACGGTCTCCGGCTCGTGCGAGTCGCTTCCGAAGGAGACGGCCGACCCGCCCTCCTCGTACCACCAGCGCACCACTTCGGGAGCGGGCCAGGGACCCTGGGTGTTCATCTCCAGGGCCCGGTCGTCACGGGCCAGAGTCCGCAGCACCGCCCGGTACTCGCCCTCGTAGTCGGTGGCGTCGTAGGGCAGTCGATGTGCGCGAGCACCTGGAACACGCCGTTGGTCTCCACCATGCGGAGCGTCTCGGTGAGGTAGGTGCGCATCAGGTCCTCGGCGTTCTCGGCCGTGAAGAGGAAAGGCGCGTAGTGGAGCGTCCCGTCGACCGACAGCGAGTGCAGCGAACCCAGGAGCCGGTCGAAATGGCGGCGCTTCAGCAGCCCGTCGATCTCCGTGGCGAACAGATGCGGCTCACCGAGCTCCATGCCGGCAAGGATCTTCAGGTCCGGGTAGCGGTCGCGGCACCGCTCCAGGGCCTCCCAGTAACCGTCCAGGTCGAACAGGCCGGTGTGGGCATGGGTGTCGATGACACGGACCACGGAGGAGTCCTCGGCGTCGCCGGGGAACGCCCAGGCGGTGAAGTCCGCGTGGTCGGTGAAGGATATGGCCGGCAGCCCGAGGCGTATGGCCTCCTCGCACGCCTTGTCCATCGCGGCGGTCGAGGCGTCCCAGGACCACTCCGTGTGGACGTGGTTGTCCGTCGGAAGGACCTGTCCGGGCGCGGCCTTCCAGGGAAAGTCATCCGTGGCCATTGTGCGTCCCTCCTGCAGGGGTCGAATGGGGCTGTCGTATGCCGAGTACGCGCCGGGCGCGCTCGTGCAGTTGTGGTGAAGCGGTCCCGAGATGGCGGGTGAGGACCTGGCCGGCCAGTGCGGTGAGCTCGTCGAGGCGCGGCGAGTGACGCACCGTCAGGCGTACGCTCAGAAGGGCCCGGAGGATCTCCACCTCGTCGGACTCCGCGAGGCCGGTGCCGAGTTCCTCCGCGGAGCGCGACTGCTTGACGGCGCGCTCCACCTCGGCACCGGTGAGCGCCGTGTGCACCTGCTCCACCGTGAACAGCTCCACGGGGTAGTCGGTGTCCGGCACATAGCCGAGCCGCCTCTGGAGATCCACGAAGGACGTCCGGAGTTCGCGCGCCGCGCCGTCGGACAGCGGCCGGGCGAGCAGGACGAAGGTGTCCACATCGCTCGTCGGCCCGGCCCGGCCCGCGGCGACCGAGCCGTAGACGAACGCGGCGACGGCTTCGCACGACCGCTCGGTGAGCAGCAGGTCGATCGCCGCCGCGACGTCCGCGCTCACTCGCCGTCGTTCCATCCGGCGGGCCCGCTCATCCGGGGAACGAACGCCGGGCGGTCGCTCCGCCCGAGGATCTCCTCGAGCATCGGTGTTCCGGCCGACGTCCTGAAGGGGCGTCAGTTCGACATCATCTACACGGGCAAGGGTGCCCTGTACTACCTCCCCGACCTCGGCCCCTGGGCCGAGACGGTCGCCAGGCTCCTGCGGCCGGGCGGCAAGCTGTACGTCGCCGAGTTCCATCCCCTCCTCAACGCCCTCAGGCCCCGGCCCCACGAAGGCGACGGTCCGGACCTCGTGGGCCACGACCGCCATGCCCGAAGCCTGGAGGTCGGCCATGACTACCTGGCCAACGGGGTCATGCACCGCGAGTCGACCCATACGTACACCGACGGGCCGGCGATCGAGGAGAGCGCCAAGGACTTCTTCGAGTGGATGCACGGGCTCGACGACGTGATCAACGCGATCACCGGCGCGGGACTGAGGGTCGAGAGCCTTCGGGAGAGCCCGCTGCTGCCCTGGCGGCGCTGGGAGCGGATGTCACCCACTCCCGAGGGATGGTGGCAGCTGCCTGCCGACGAACCCCGGATTCCGCTCTTCTACGCCCTGCTCGCCGGGCAGGGATGACGAACCCGCCTCAGCCGTACTCCTGACGCGTCCGACGGCCGGGCCGTATCCGCGACCGAAGGATCACGCCCCGGCCGACAGGTCGTACACCGCGAAGTCCGTCACGGGCCGGTAGCCGACGCGCTGGTACACGCCGTTGCTGGTGGGGTTGGCCAGGTCCGCGAAGAGCAGCACCTCCTCCGCCCCCTGGGCGAGCGCGGCGCGGGAGGCGTGGGCGGTCGCGGCGGCCCCGTGACCCCGGCCCCGCAGTCCGGGCGGGGTGTAGACGGAGGCGACCCGGATCTGCCCGGCGACCCGGGGCGTGAGCGCCGCCATGGAGACGGGGACGCCGTCCGGGGTCTCCCAGAGGGTGACCCGGCGTTCGGTGATGTGCGCGTCGGCCCAGGCCCCGGGGTCCCGGTGGCCGGCGCCGCCGATGGCCCGCACGAACTCCACGTACCACCGCGCGACCAGCTCCCGGTCCCGCGCCTCCGCGATCCGGCCGCGCCCCTCCGGCGCCGGATCCGGCCACCGCAGCTCCCCGAGCCGGTAGAGCCGCAGCCGCTCGTGGAGCCGGGGCGACGCCCCCGTGCGCGCCCGCCATGCCTCGGCGAACGCGGCGGCGGTCGCCTCGTCCGCGTTGACCCCGGGGGCGGGGTCGCCCACGGCCTCCAGATGCGCGGCCAGCGCATCCGTCTCCTCGGGCGTGAGGGGCGTGACGATCAGCCGGTAGGGCGGGGTCCGGAAGTACGCGGCGCGCACCTCGCCGTCCCGCTCCAGCACGCCGAAGACGGGCGCCTCGTCCCCGTACGCCTGCGGCCCCCGCGCGCGCAGCCCCTCGCACACGGTCAGGGTCACGGTGTGCAGCGCGGGCCGCGACCGCAGGAAGTCACCGGCGCGGGCGAGGAAGGCGTGCACGTCGGGAACGCGGAGCCAGGCTGAGGTATCCATGCCGCATCCTCGCGTGACGAGCGAGCGGAGTGCCTGCGTTTTTCGGTTGGCTACTCGACGTCGATCCCGTACTCCGTGACCAACTCCTCCAGTCCGCCCCGGTATCCCTTGCCGCCGGTGACGAACTCCCAGTCCCGTTGGCCCGTCGGCGGAACGAGCCCAGGACGAGTGCGGTCTCGCCCGGCCGGCCGTCCGAGACGTCCAGCTGGTCGAGGGGGGTGCGCTCGGCGTCGAGCAGCCGGATTCCGGCGTCGGTGA from Streptomyces drozdowiczii carries:
- the argS gene encoding arginine--tRNA ligase — protein: MANLEELLHQRLAPAFEAVAGAPVDPVIRRSQHAHFQSDAALALVRKIGGNPREIAARVVEAAQLDDLCSAVEISGPGFINLTFSDEVLARLLADTIGDERLAVPQAKDSEKIVVDYSAPNAAKEMHVGHLRSTIIGDAAVRLLEWQGNTVIRMNHIGEWGTPFGMLVEHLLDIGESEAASELSVGDLNGFYRAARVKFDADETFKDRARKRVVLLQSGDEVTLRLWRTLVEESKKYFLTVYGMLGVRLTEDDFFGESYYNDQLQSVVDELDELGLLRESEGAQCVFPDGYTNRNGDPLPIIVKKGDGGFGYGATDLATIRHRLRNLKATRLLYVVGLPQRQHLGMIYDVAKDAGWLVPPARAEHVGHGSICGEDGKMLRTRAGVSVKLVDLLEEAVVRASAVIAEKNPQLDEKTRADVARAVGIGAVKYADLSTDRLKDYVFDYDRMLSFEGNTAPYLQYARARICSIFRKAGVEQPLTGVDKLVITEPAERALALELLQFDSLISEVAETLEFHKLANYLYGLASTFTSFYEKCPVLRSEGDVKQSRLVLCDITARTLELGLGLLGIDTPDQM
- a CDS encoding sulfotransferase family protein: MQTSELGKEDIEHLLWDRMLHRELSLSGKDIVVDKTPGNLLLWRRLAACWPHARYIHLIRHPLHILESALAGRPEEDPARTEGLVTTYLRELEEAREELGGLTVRYEDLTADTEEVIRKVCAHLDVEWESGMLAYGSADHGPFVQGIGDFNEKIKSGVVQPGREMPADSAVPESLVPACRAFGYMAAAR
- a CDS encoding PHP domain-containing protein — its product is MATDDFPWKAAPGQVLPTDNHVHTEWSWDASTAAMDKACEEAIRLGLPAISFTDHADFTAWAFPGDAEDSSVVRVIDTHAHTGLFDLDGYWEALERCRDRYPDLKILAGMELGEPHLFATEIDGLLKRRHFDRLLGSLHSLSVDGTLHYAPFLFTAENAEDLMRTYLTETLRMVETNGVFQVLAHIDCPTTPPTTRASTGRCCGLWPVTTGPWR
- a CDS encoding nucleotidyltransferase domain-containing protein, which encodes MSADVAAAIDLLLTERSCEAVAAFVYGSVAAGRAGPTSDVDTFVLLARPLSDGAARELRTSFVDLQRRLGYVPDTDYPVELFTVEQVHTALTGAEVERAVKQSRSAEELGTGLAESDEVEILRALLSVRLTVRHSPRLDELTALAGQVLTRHLGTASPQLHERARRVLGIRQPHSTPAGGTHNGHG
- a CDS encoding GNAT family N-acetyltransferase; translation: MDTSAWLRVPDVHAFLARAGDFLRSRPALHTVTLTVCEGLRARGPQAYGDEAPVFGVLERDGEVRAAYFRTPPYRLIVTPLTPEETDALAAHLEAVGDPAPGVNADEATAAAFAEAWRARTGASPRLHERLRLYRLGELRWPDPAPEGRGRIAEARDRELVARWYVEFVRAIGGAGHRDPGAWADAHITERRVTLWETPDGVPVSMAALTPRVAGQIRVASVYTPPGLRGRGHGAAATAHASRAALAQGAEEVLLFADLANPTSNGVYQRVGYRPVTDFAVYDLSAGA